A stretch of the Vigna radiata var. radiata cultivar VC1973A unplaced genomic scaffold, Vradiata_ver6 scaffold_43, whole genome shotgun sequence genome encodes the following:
- the LOC106752713 gene encoding uncharacterized protein LOC106752713, with protein MDDFFYCVFHHGGKFITDGTLKYEGDTTTLSFDSDVWSYFVAVSVVKSFGYDNFKQLWYCVGGGLVLDNRLEELIDDTGAMHMANLGRINGVVHLYVIHAISEAKVINMLEYVTNDQGQVDAHGEVQEEGEEDGDGVHVDGGGVHVDEVDVCSWSTSSDERDVHENNECLEGLVDVTVQCDINGDINGDVDGNVEVEVESLKASDDVSVESDDHDERGLSDXEWKSEELLTATDSDEEVNDTEGHGRFSTFCMPKSMVDFTWEVGTFFANKQDIIDVVKGYALENGRNVKFVKNDKIRLRMKFFGAKGECPWTIYCAYMEAEKSWQLRTKNDIHTCSREFNLKLLDDKWLSSKLEKTIRENPKMKGVDIREKVQRKWNIGISRGMAYRAKGIASEHIDGFFKEQYKRIYDYAHELLARNPGSTVKVAVENNEVEVIFQRFYCCLKACXDXFVCCRPIIGLDGAFLKGKYGGELLTAVGRDGNDQMLPIAYAVVEGENKDSWSWFLNLLIDDLGGQEVCSSITFVSDQQKGLLPAIQELLPGVDQRFYVRYLYSNFRKKFPGKNLKKLMWRAATATHPQNWEREMRNIKDVNEDAYKHLIAIPPRYWSRSRFNPRPKCDTLVNNMSEAFNSVLVHTRTKPIITMLEEIRVYIMQRWAKNRTKIQLFTGSICPKIQARFKKECQSTKNWIPSWSGNQLFEVRHVSHSGDKFVVNIDDLSCSCRR; from the exons ATGGACGACTTTTTTTACTGTGTTTTTCACCATGGGGGGAAGTTCATTACTGATGGGACCTTGAAGTATGAAGGGGACACAACAACTCTGTCCTTTGACTCTGATGTGTGGAGTTATTTTGTGGCTGTTAGTGTAGTTAAAAGTTTTGGATATGATAACTTTAAACAATTATGGTATTGTGTAGGAGGGGGTTTAGTGTTGGACAATAGGTTGGAAGAATTGATTGATGACACTGGTGCCATGCATATGGCTAACTTAGGTAGGATTAATGGTGTGGTTCATTTATACGTTATACATGCTATTTCTGAGGCTAAAGTGATAAATATGCTTGAATATGTTACTAATGACCAAGGACAAGTTGATGCTCATGGTGAAGTACAAGAAGAgggtgaagaagatggtgacgGTGTTCATGTAGATGGTGGCGGTGTTCATGTAGATGAAGTTGATGTTTGTAGTTGGAGTACATCTAGTGATGAACGTGATGTACATGAAAATAATGAGTGCTTAGAGGGACTTGTTGATGTGACTGTTCAATGTGATATAAATGGTGATATAAATGGTGATGTAGATGGTAATGTGGAAGTAGAAGTAGAAAGTCTTAAAGCCAGTGATGATGTGAGTGTTGAAAGTGATGATCATGATGAGAGAGGTTTGTCAGATNAGGAGTGGAAATCTGAGGAATTACTTACTGCAACAGATAGTGATGAAGAGGTTAATGACACTGAAGGTCATGGGAGGTTTAGTACTTTTTGTATGCCAAAAAGTATGGTGGACTTTACATGGGAAGTAGGGACCTTTTTTGCAAATAAGCAAGATATTATAGATGTTGTTAAAGGGTATGCATTGGAAAATGGTAGGAATGTAAAGTTTGtcaaaaatgacaaaataagaTTGAGGATGAAGTTCTTTGGTGCAAAAGGAGAATGCCCATGGACCATATATTGTGCTTATATGGAGGCTGAGAAATCATGGCAGTTGAGAACTAAAAATGACATTCACACATGTAGCAGGGAGTTCAATCTCAAGTTACTTGACGACAAGTGGTTGAGCTCAAAGTTGGAGAAAACAATAAGAGAAAATCCTAAAATGAAGGGTGTAGATATTCGTGAAAAAGTTCAAAGGAAGTGGAATATAGGTATATCTAGGGGTATGGCTTATAGAGCCAAAGGTATTGCTTCTGAGCACATTGATGGGTTCTTTAAAGAACAATATAAGAGGATATATGATTATGCACATGAGTTGTTGGCAAGAAATCCTGGATCTACAGTCAAAGTGGCTGTTGAGAATAATGAGGTTGAGGTAATTTTCCAAAGATTTTACTGTTGTCTGAAGGCATGCAANGACANTTTTGTGTGTTGTAGGCCAATAATTGGACTAGATGGGGCCTTTTTGAAAGGGAAGTATGGTGGTGAGTTATTAACAGCTGTTGGGAGAGATGGAAATGATCAAATGTTGCCCATTGCATATGCGGTGGTAGAAGGGGAAAACAAAGATTCATGGTCCTGGTTTTTGAATCTTTTGATTGATGATCTTGGTGGTCAAGAAGTATGTTCATCAATAACTTTTGTGTCAGACCAACAGAAg GGTCTACTACCAGCCATACAAGAGTTACTCCCCGGTGTTGATCAGAGGTTCTATGTCAGATACTTATATTCAaactttaggaagaaatttccTGGTAAAAATCTAAAGAAGCTGATGTGGAGGGCAGCTACTGCCACTCATCCACAAAATTGGGAGAGGGAGATGAGAAACATTAAAGATGTCAATGAAGACGCATACAAGCATTTGATAGCCATCCCTCCAAg ATACTGGTCAAGGTCCAGATTCAATCCAAGACCAAAATGTGACACATTGGTGAACAATATGAGTGAGGCATTCAATAGTGTATTGGTTCATACCCGGACTAAACCGATCATAACAATGCTGGAAGAAATCAGGGTGTACATCATGCAAAGATGGGCAAAAAACAGGACTAAGATACAATTATTTACAGGATCAATTTGTCCAAAAATCCAGGCTAGATTTAAAAAGGAATGTCAATCAACCAAGAACTGGATTCCTAG TTGGTCAGGAAATCAATTATTTGAAGTGAGACATGTCTCCCACAGTGGAGACAAATTTGTTGTAAACATAGACGACTTGTCATGTTCCTGTAGGAGATAG
- the LOC111240997 gene encoding uncharacterized protein LOC111240997: MDATESQTDLQNRPGIFIIGSSNVGKRTIISPFHYYGSQHAMKRRLKHQMAVYLLKLERMVLLRPLFHQPDPGKAYRSEVNDELGGELPVRGVFREKWVHIFCLRARDLVLEFWANSGCVSVSSRNSLLFEWVCECCWDLLHVRLKKVEARGVGPYVVGSTTLKHVLSGG; the protein is encoded by the exons ATGGATGCTACCGAATCGCAAACGGATTTGCAGAACCGACCCGGAATCTTCATCATAGGATCCTCAAACGTTGGCAAACGCACCATCATATCTC CTTTTCATTATTATGGAAGTCAACATGCGATGAAGCGAAGACTGAAACATCAAATGGCAGTTTACTTACTCAAGTTAGAGAGGATGGTTCTGCTTCGGCCCCTTTTTCATCAACCTGATCCTGGAAAAGCATACCGCTCAGAAGTTAACGATGAACTTGGAGGAGAGCTACCTGTGCGTGGTGTGTTTCGCGAAAAATGGGTACACATTTTTTGTTTGAG GGCTCGTGATTTAGTGTTGGAATTTTGGGCAAACAGTGGATGCGTGAGTGTTTCATCCAGAAATTCGTTATTGTTCGAGTGGGTGTGCGAGTGTTGTTGGGACCTTCTGCATGTGCGTTTGAAAAAGGTTGAAGCACGAGGTGTGGGACCATATGTTGTTGGAAGCACAACGTTGAAGCATGTGTTGAGTGGAGGTTAA